The following coding sequences lie in one Anatilimnocola floriformis genomic window:
- a CDS encoding carboxypeptidase-like regulatory domain-containing protein, translated as MFVRRVLGLALLLCAFAVTGCGSGLGDVTGTVTLEGQPLPNVNVMFENTQKNTRATGTTDAAGKYRLSTNAKDDGATLGDCKIAVNQPGPADSSKGEGPRIFPVRYERADSSGFTYTVKAGKNTYDMDLKKQ; from the coding sequence ATGTTTGTTCGCAGGGTTCTTGGATTGGCGTTGCTGTTGTGTGCGTTCGCAGTCACGGGCTGCGGCTCGGGCTTGGGTGATGTGACTGGTACCGTCACACTCGAGGGGCAACCGCTGCCGAACGTCAATGTGATGTTCGAAAACACGCAAAAGAACACCCGCGCGACAGGTACCACCGACGCGGCTGGCAAGTATCGCTTGTCAACCAATGCCAAGGACGATGGGGCCACGCTGGGTGACTGCAAGATCGCCGTCAATCAGCCTGGGCCTGCCGACAGCAGCAAGGGAGAAGGGCCGCGGATCTTTCCTGTTCGGTACGAACGGGCCGATTCGTCAGGTTTTACCTACACGGTCAAAGCGGGCAAAAACACATACGACATGGATCTGAAGAAGCAATGA